The Salana multivorans genome window below encodes:
- a CDS encoding DUF4081 domain-containing GNAT family N-acetyltransferase, whose translation MRALTPGEEASALDLCARDPVAAVLAAARIEEGGVSPVLGVGAWGAFEGEELVSLLWLGSNLVPVSPSGRGLAALAGQVIQRTRRFSSVVGDSAAVHVVWSHLAQAMPEPRQVRRQPSLTLTGPPATAPHPLVRPAREDELDILLPASVAMFTEEYGYSPLGSGAGYQRRVRQLVESGRSFVLVEHEGGVPRIVFKAEIGAFALGVAQLQGVWVDPSRRGEGIGAAGTAAVVEHAFALGAETVSLYVNDYNSRARRTYRRVGFTEVGEYTTIVV comes from the coding sequence GTGCGCGCCCTCACGCCGGGGGAGGAGGCGAGCGCGCTCGACCTGTGCGCGCGCGACCCCGTCGCCGCCGTGCTCGCGGCCGCGCGGATCGAGGAGGGCGGCGTCAGCCCCGTGCTCGGCGTCGGGGCGTGGGGCGCGTTCGAGGGCGAGGAGCTGGTCTCGCTCCTGTGGCTCGGCTCCAACCTCGTCCCGGTCAGCCCGTCCGGTCGGGGGCTCGCCGCCCTCGCCGGGCAGGTGATCCAGCGCACGCGCCGCTTCTCCTCCGTCGTCGGTGACTCGGCGGCGGTCCACGTCGTCTGGAGCCACCTCGCGCAGGCGATGCCGGAGCCGCGCCAGGTGCGACGCCAGCCCTCGCTCACCCTCACCGGTCCGCCGGCGACCGCGCCGCACCCGCTGGTGCGTCCGGCCCGGGAGGACGAGCTCGACATCCTCCTGCCCGCCTCCGTCGCGATGTTCACCGAGGAGTACGGCTACTCCCCGCTCGGCTCCGGCGCCGGGTACCAGCGGCGCGTGCGGCAGCTCGTGGAGAGCGGGCGGTCGTTCGTCCTCGTCGAGCACGAGGGCGGCGTCCCCCGGATCGTGTTCAAGGCGGAGATCGGGGCGTTCGCGCTCGGCGTCGCCCAGCTCCAGGGCGTCTGGGTCGACCCGAGCCGACGCGGGGAGGGGATCGGCGCGGCGGGCACCGCCGCCGTCGTCGAGCACGCGTTCGCGCTCGGTGCCGAGACCGTCTCGCTCTACGTCAACGACTACAACTCCCGCGCCCGCCGCACCTACCGCCGCGTCGGGTTCACCGAGGTCGGGGAGTACACGACGATCGTCGTGTGA
- a CDS encoding M50 family metallopeptidase yields MFWVGVGVFLLGLLVSIAWHELGHLLPAKRFGVLVQQYMVGFGPTLWSRVRGGTEYGVKAIPLGGYIRMVGMYPTDAQLPAATASRRVVGDRRGLRRWSREIAAEAREFSASEIAAGQESRTFSALPVRRRIVVMLGGPFANLVLGFVLLAIAFCGIGLPSTTTTIAAVSPCVAAGGAACTDADDPSPAAAAGIEPGDVVVAWDGTPIADWPDLQERIVTGEAAPAVVTVERAGTRLDLPISPTLVPAAEGTDPVPVVGITPVRELAPVSPGEFLGIFGDTVAQTFGLIVTLPVQLFDLVVALVTGGERDAGVIGIVGVGRIAGEATGTDNVFGVTGSVLLLLQLLGSLNLALFAFNLIPLLPLDGGHVAGALWEAVRRRVARWRGRPDPGPVDTARALPLTYVVIGAFLVMFVVLTVADLVAPITLTGG; encoded by the coding sequence GTGTTCTGGGTCGGCGTCGGGGTCTTCCTCCTCGGCCTGCTCGTGTCCATCGCCTGGCACGAGCTCGGTCACCTCCTGCCGGCGAAACGGTTCGGCGTCCTCGTCCAGCAGTACATGGTCGGCTTCGGGCCGACCCTGTGGTCGCGGGTGCGCGGCGGCACCGAGTACGGCGTCAAGGCGATCCCGCTCGGCGGGTACATCCGGATGGTCGGCATGTACCCGACCGACGCCCAGCTCCCGGCCGCGACGGCGTCGCGCCGGGTGGTCGGCGACCGGCGCGGGCTGCGTCGCTGGTCCCGCGAGATCGCGGCGGAGGCGCGCGAGTTCTCCGCGTCGGAGATCGCCGCCGGCCAGGAGTCCCGCACGTTCTCGGCGCTGCCGGTCCGGCGGCGGATCGTCGTCATGCTGGGTGGGCCGTTCGCCAACCTCGTCCTCGGCTTCGTCCTGCTCGCCATCGCCTTCTGCGGCATCGGCCTGCCGTCGACCACGACGACGATCGCCGCCGTCTCGCCCTGCGTCGCCGCGGGCGGCGCCGCGTGCACCGATGCCGACGACCCGTCGCCCGCCGCCGCCGCCGGCATCGAGCCGGGCGACGTCGTCGTCGCATGGGACGGGACGCCGATCGCCGACTGGCCGGACCTGCAGGAGCGCATCGTCACGGGGGAGGCCGCGCCCGCCGTCGTCACCGTGGAGCGCGCCGGGACGCGGCTGGACCTGCCGATCTCGCCGACGCTCGTCCCCGCGGCCGAGGGGACCGACCCGGTCCCGGTCGTCGGCATCACGCCGGTGCGGGAGCTGGCGCCGGTCTCGCCGGGGGAGTTCCTCGGGATCTTCGGCGACACGGTCGCGCAGACCTTCGGTCTCATCGTGACGCTCCCCGTGCAGCTCTTCGACCTCGTCGTCGCGCTCGTCACGGGCGGCGAGCGGGACGCCGGCGTCATCGGCATCGTCGGCGTCGGACGGATCGCCGGCGAGGCGACGGGCACCGACAACGTCTTCGGCGTGACCGGCTCGGTGCTGCTGCTCCTGCAGCTGCTCGGCTCGCTCAACCTCGCGCTCTTCGCGTTCAACCTCATCCCGCTGCTGCCGCTCGACGGCGGCCACGTCGCCGGGGCCCTGTGGGAGGCGGTCCGCCGCCGCGTCGCGCGCTGGCGGGGGCGGCCCGACCCGGGGCCCGTGGACACCGCGCGCGCCCTCCCGCTCACGTACGTGGTGATCGGGGCGTTCCTCGTCATGTTCGTCGTGCTCACGGTGGCGGACCTCGTGGCCCCCATCACGCTGACGGGCGGCTAG
- a CDS encoding DivIVA domain-containing protein, whose product MSQLFPRVAPTQRGYDPKQVEEFFAHARAVYENGVTPGGQDAADFGASDVRSAAFDLVRRGYHAASVDAALDRLEAAFVAAERTDFIADRGQHAWMDAVVDRATSLYDRLKRPDGQRFAPPERGRGYDPEQVDALLDRLVAYFDDGTPITAAEVRTASFASAPRSRAYAEGPVDAYLDRVVDVLLAVE is encoded by the coding sequence GTGAGCCAGCTCTTTCCTCGGGTGGCACCGACCCAGCGGGGATACGACCCCAAGCAGGTCGAGGAGTTCTTCGCGCACGCGCGTGCCGTCTACGAGAACGGCGTGACGCCCGGCGGCCAGGACGCCGCCGACTTCGGCGCGTCGGACGTCCGCTCCGCGGCCTTCGACCTGGTCCGTCGCGGCTACCACGCGGCCAGCGTCGATGCCGCGCTGGACCGGCTGGAGGCCGCGTTCGTCGCGGCCGAGCGCACCGACTTCATCGCCGACCGTGGGCAGCACGCGTGGATGGACGCCGTCGTCGACCGCGCGACGTCCCTCTACGACCGGCTCAAGCGGCCCGACGGCCAGCGCTTCGCGCCGCCGGAGCGGGGACGCGGCTACGACCCCGAGCAGGTCGACGCCCTGCTCGACCGGCTGGTCGCCTACTTCGACGACGGCACCCCGATCACCGCCGCCGAGGTGCGCACGGCCTCCTTCGCCTCGGCGCCGCGCTCGCGCGCCTACGCCGAGGGTCCCGTCGACGCGTACCTCGACCGCGTGGTCGACGTGCTCCTCGCCGTCGAGTAG
- the rlmN gene encoding 23S rRNA (adenine(2503)-C(2))-methyltransferase RlmN → MTTDLPAPAAPSTATAAPSSASTTTAPAPGARPRLQMAAPRRGKPPRHLADLTVAERKDAAKELGIPAFRADQLSRHYFTHLTRDADAMSDLPATGRDDLVSSLLPELITPVRTLEADGGDTVKTLWSMHDGAKVESVLMRYRDRTTLCVSSQAGCGMACPFCATGQLGLTRNLSTAEIIEQVRLAARASRDGDLPGGPTRLSNVVFMGMGEPLANYRAVVNAVRRMVEPAPSGLGLSARNVTVSTVGLVPAIDKLAAEGIPVTLALSLHAPDDELRDELIPINSRWKVGEALDAARRYFDVTGRRVSIEYALIRDINDHAWRASLLADELVKRGRGWVHVNPIPLNPTPGSKWTASDPAVEAEFVARLRAAGIPTTIRDTRGSDIDGACGQLAAGAEDQPGARPRRGRGSDDSASAAVSRATSETIDETTKEASR, encoded by the coding sequence ATGACCACCGATCTGCCGGCCCCCGCCGCGCCGTCGACCGCGACGGCCGCGCCGTCGTCCGCGTCGACCACGACCGCGCCGGCCCCCGGGGCCAGACCGCGCCTGCAGATGGCCGCGCCGCGGCGCGGCAAGCCGCCGCGCCACCTCGCCGACCTCACGGTCGCCGAGCGCAAGGACGCGGCCAAGGAGCTCGGGATCCCCGCGTTCCGGGCCGACCAGCTCTCGCGCCACTACTTCACGCACCTCACGCGCGACGCGGACGCCATGTCCGACCTGCCCGCGACGGGACGTGACGACCTCGTCTCCTCGCTGCTGCCCGAGCTCATCACGCCCGTCCGCACGCTCGAGGCGGACGGCGGCGACACCGTCAAGACACTCTGGTCGATGCACGACGGCGCGAAGGTCGAGTCGGTGCTCATGCGCTACCGCGACCGGACGACGCTGTGCGTCTCGAGCCAGGCCGGCTGCGGCATGGCCTGCCCGTTCTGCGCCACGGGCCAGCTCGGCCTCACCCGCAACCTCTCGACGGCCGAGATCATCGAGCAGGTCCGCCTCGCGGCGAGGGCCAGCAGGGACGGCGACCTTCCGGGCGGCCCGACCCGGCTGTCCAACGTCGTCTTCATGGGCATGGGCGAGCCGCTCGCCAACTACCGCGCCGTCGTGAACGCCGTCCGCCGCATGGTGGAGCCCGCTCCGTCGGGTCTCGGGCTCTCGGCGCGCAACGTCACCGTCTCCACCGTCGGTCTCGTGCCGGCGATCGACAAGCTCGCGGCCGAGGGCATCCCGGTGACGCTCGCGCTCTCGCTGCACGCGCCCGACGACGAGCTGCGGGACGAGCTCATCCCGATCAACTCGCGCTGGAAGGTCGGCGAGGCGCTCGACGCGGCGCGGCGCTACTTCGACGTCACGGGCCGGCGCGTCTCGATCGAGTACGCCCTCATCCGGGACATCAACGACCACGCCTGGCGGGCCAGCCTCCTGGCCGACGAGCTCGTCAAGCGCGGCCGCGGCTGGGTCCACGTCAACCCGATCCCGCTCAACCCGACACCGGGTTCGAAGTGGACGGCGAGCGATCCCGCCGTCGAGGCCGAGTTCGTGGCACGGTTGCGTGCAGCGGGAATCCCGACCACCATCCGTGACACACGCGGCAGCGACATCGACGGCGCGTGCGGCCAGCTCGCGGCGGGGGCCGAGGACCAGCCGGGGGCCCGTCCGCGTCGCGGACGGGGCTCCGACGACAGCGCGTCTGCAGCAGTATCCCGAGCAACAAGCGAGACGATCGACGAGACGACGAAGGAGGCGAGCCGGTGA
- a CDS encoding phosphatidate cytidylyltransferase, with protein sequence MTTPDAPATEPEHSPPVSRRALRRAAATSATARGPEPAVDQPAVEETAGDEGTRPGSASTSVRTSTAPGTPAPDATVEPAAPQGPDRLSDTATVILSRRELRALRAETGAIPVVVEPTAAEPGAADRSRRPAEGADDRTHVAAGAPAGPVSTVSVTAAPVATAPASATQASATPTSATPTSATPTGTVPAEPASAPTRPAPTNAGASATAGSASSSGDPIAAAAEPAYGAEPASGTEPTIVAEPTVEPASAADEPPPAAIPTLAAPLDPITTMPVVAAPSSRAGRNLPVAIGVGLGLGALFLASLFIRKELFGVLAITVMVMAVMELRTALAKVRVAIPLLPLVVGTAGMVVSSYLVGPEALVVALVVTAGALVVWCVIDTPGALALRNASASVFVAAYVPFLGSFLGIALAAGDGALRVLYITALAVACDTGGYAAGVLWGRHPIAPTVSPKKSWEGFGGSIALAVAVGVGLGIWFFDLAWWAGLLLGVVAVLAAVVGDLAESLIKRDLGIKDMGSFLPGHGGMLDRIDALLVVAPVVTVLLAYLVPA encoded by the coding sequence GTGACCACCCCGGACGCTCCCGCCACCGAACCCGAGCACTCGCCCCCGGTCTCCCGACGCGCCCTGCGCCGGGCGGCCGCGACGTCGGCGACCGCTCGGGGGCCGGAGCCCGCCGTCGACCAGCCCGCCGTCGAGGAGACGGCCGGCGACGAGGGCACGCGTCCGGGCTCGGCATCGACGTCCGTCCGGACGTCGACCGCGCCCGGGACTCCCGCCCCGGACGCCACGGTCGAGCCCGCCGCGCCGCAGGGCCCCGACCGGCTCTCGGACACGGCCACCGTCATCCTCAGCCGGCGCGAGCTGCGCGCCCTGCGGGCAGAGACGGGAGCCATTCCGGTCGTCGTCGAGCCGACAGCCGCCGAGCCCGGGGCTGCGGACCGGTCCCGGCGCCCGGCGGAGGGCGCCGACGACCGGACCCATGTCGCTGCCGGCGCTCCGGCGGGACCCGTATCGACCGTGAGCGTGACCGCAGCACCTGTCGCGACCGCGCCGGCCTCGGCGACGCAGGCCTCCGCCACGCCGACCTCCGCCACACCGACCTCCGCCACGCCGACCGGGACGGTGCCGGCCGAGCCGGCCTCGGCACCGACTCGACCGGCCCCGACCAACGCCGGTGCCTCCGCCACGGCCGGATCGGCGTCCAGCTCCGGCGATCCCATCGCCGCCGCGGCCGAGCCCGCCTACGGTGCCGAGCCCGCCTCCGGCACCGAGCCCACGATCGTCGCCGAACCCACTGTCGAGCCCGCGTCCGCCGCGGACGAGCCCCCCCCCGCCGCGATCCCGACGCTGGCCGCGCCCCTCGACCCGATCACGACCATGCCGGTCGTCGCGGCCCCGTCCTCGCGCGCCGGGCGCAACCTTCCCGTCGCCATCGGGGTCGGCCTCGGCCTCGGGGCGCTGTTCCTGGCGAGCCTGTTCATCCGCAAGGAGCTGTTCGGCGTCCTCGCCATCACCGTCATGGTGATGGCGGTCATGGAGCTGCGCACGGCCCTCGCGAAGGTCCGCGTGGCGATCCCGCTGCTCCCGCTGGTCGTCGGAACGGCCGGGATGGTGGTGTCGTCCTACCTCGTCGGTCCCGAGGCGCTCGTCGTCGCGCTCGTCGTCACGGCCGGGGCACTCGTGGTCTGGTGCGTCATCGACACCCCCGGGGCGCTCGCGCTGCGCAACGCCAGCGCCTCCGTCTTCGTCGCCGCCTACGTCCCGTTCCTCGGCTCGTTCCTCGGGATCGCCCTCGCGGCCGGCGACGGCGCGCTCCGCGTCCTCTACATCACCGCCCTGGCGGTGGCCTGCGACACGGGTGGTTACGCCGCCGGCGTGCTCTGGGGACGCCACCCGATCGCGCCGACCGTGAGCCCGAAGAAGTCCTGGGAGGGCTTCGGCGGCTCGATCGCGCTCGCGGTCGCCGTCGGGGTCGGGCTCGGGATCTGGTTCTTCGACCTGGCGTGGTGGGCCGGCCTCCTCCTCGGCGTGGTCGCGGTGCTCGCCGCGGTGGTCGGGGACCTCGCCGAGTCGCTCATCAAGCGCGATCTCGGGATCAAGGACATGGGCTCGTTCCTGCCCGGCCACGGCGGGATGCTGGACCGCATCGACGCCCTGCTCGTCGTCGCGCCCGTCGTGACCGTGCTGCTCGCCTACCTGGTGCCCGCCTGA
- the frr gene encoding ribosome recycling factor, producing MIDDILLEAEDKMDKAVEFAREEFAAIRTGRANASLFHRILVDYYGAPTPLQQLAGVTIPEARTVLIQPYDRAATNDIVKAVRDSDLGVNPTDDGNVIRVSMPVLTEERRRDYVKLAKHKGEEARVSVRAVRRKAKDELERLVKDGEVGEDEVARAEKELEGITKGHVETIDSLVAHKERELLEV from the coding sequence GTGATCGACGACATTCTCCTCGAGGCCGAGGACAAGATGGACAAGGCCGTCGAGTTTGCCCGGGAGGAGTTCGCCGCGATCCGCACGGGCCGTGCCAACGCGAGCCTCTTCCACCGCATCCTCGTGGACTACTACGGCGCCCCGACGCCGCTCCAGCAGCTCGCCGGCGTCACCATCCCCGAGGCGCGCACCGTGCTCATCCAGCCGTACGACCGCGCCGCGACGAACGACATCGTCAAGGCCGTGCGCGACTCCGACCTCGGCGTCAACCCGACCGACGACGGCAACGTCATCCGCGTCTCCATGCCCGTCCTCACCGAGGAGCGCCGCCGCGACTACGTGAAGCTCGCCAAGCACAAGGGCGAGGAGGCCCGCGTCTCCGTCCGCGCCGTGCGTCGCAAGGCCAAGGACGAGCTCGAGCGACTCGTCAAGGACGGCGAGGTCGGCGAGGACGAGGTCGCCCGCGCCGAGAAGGAGCTCGAGGGCATCACGAAGGGCCACGTCGAGACGATCGACTCCCTGGTCGCGCACAAGGAGCGCGAGCTCCTCGAGGTCTGA
- the pyrH gene encoding UMP kinase, producing MSEPTARPRRVLLKLSGEVFGGGQIGLDPDVVSRIAGEIAEAVTDGVQVAIVVGGGNFFRGAELSQRGMDRARADYMGMLGTVMNCLALQDFLEKAGVSTRVQTAITMGQVAEPYIPLRAIRHLEKGRAVIFGAGAGMPYFSTDTVSIQRALETHCDEVLVGKNGVDGVYTADPKVDPTATKLDHLTFDEALQRDLRVLDATAFSLCRDNALPMRVFGMNERGNVTRALRGEKIGTVVTA from the coding sequence ATGTCCGAGCCCACCGCCCGCCCCCGCCGCGTTCTGCTCAAGCTCTCCGGGGAGGTGTTCGGTGGTGGCCAGATCGGTCTCGACCCGGACGTCGTCTCGAGGATCGCCGGTGAGATCGCCGAGGCCGTCACGGACGGCGTCCAGGTCGCCATCGTCGTGGGCGGCGGCAACTTCTTCCGCGGCGCCGAGCTCTCCCAGCGGGGCATGGACCGCGCCCGCGCCGACTACATGGGCATGCTCGGGACCGTCATGAACTGCCTCGCCCTGCAGGACTTCCTCGAGAAGGCCGGGGTGAGCACGCGCGTCCAGACGGCCATCACCATGGGACAGGTCGCCGAGCCGTACATCCCGCTCCGCGCGATCCGCCACCTCGAGAAGGGCCGCGCCGTCATCTTCGGCGCCGGGGCGGGCATGCCCTACTTCTCCACCGACACCGTCTCGATCCAGCGGGCCCTCGAGACCCACTGCGACGAGGTGCTCGTCGGCAAGAACGGCGTCGACGGCGTCTACACGGCCGACCCGAAGGTCGACCCGACGGCGACGAAGCTCGACCACCTGACCTTCGACGAGGCGCTGCAGCGCGACCTGCGCGTGCTCGACGCGACCGCCTTCAGCCTGTGCCGGGACAACGCCCTGCCGATGCGCGTCTTCGGCATGAACGAGCGGGGCAACGTCACGCGCGCCCTCCGGGGTGAGAAGATCGGGACCGTGGTCACGGCCTGA
- the tsf gene encoding translation elongation factor Ts: protein MANYTAADIKALRERTGAGMLDVKKALDEAEGDSEKALEIIRVKGLKGVAKREGRAASEGLVTAAVVDAPDADGQVGVLVELNAETDFVAKNEKFLALADKVLGAAVASQAADADALLSAAVDGGTVADLVDEAAATLGEKIVVRRVTRVPGERISVYLHKTAKDLPAQIGVLVASDVAAQEIADDIAKHIAAYSPLYLTREDVPEQTVADERRIAEEIARNEGKPEAALAKIVDGRLNGFFKDQVLVEQAYARDPKKTVGQVVTESGGNVTGFVRFRVGA, encoded by the coding sequence ATGGCGAACTACACCGCCGCTGACATCAAGGCGCTCCGTGAGCGCACGGGTGCCGGCATGCTCGACGTCAAGAAGGCGCTCGACGAGGCCGAGGGCGACTCCGAGAAGGCTCTGGAGATCATCCGCGTCAAGGGCCTCAAGGGCGTCGCCAAGCGCGAGGGTCGCGCCGCGTCGGAGGGTCTCGTGACCGCCGCCGTCGTCGACGCCCCCGACGCCGACGGCCAGGTCGGCGTCCTCGTCGAGCTGAACGCCGAGACCGACTTCGTCGCGAAGAACGAGAAGTTCCTCGCCCTCGCGGACAAGGTGCTCGGTGCCGCCGTCGCCTCGCAGGCCGCCGACGCCGACGCGCTGCTGTCCGCAGCCGTCGACGGTGGCACCGTCGCGGACCTGGTGGACGAGGCTGCGGCCACGCTCGGCGAGAAGATCGTCGTGCGTCGCGTCACCCGCGTCCCGGGCGAGCGCATCTCGGTCTACCTGCACAAGACGGCCAAGGACCTCCCGGCCCAGATCGGCGTGCTCGTCGCGTCGGACGTCGCCGCCCAGGAGATCGCCGACGACATCGCGAAGCACATCGCCGCCTACTCCCCGCTGTACCTCACCCGTGAGGACGTGCCGGAGCAGACGGTCGCCGACGAGCGTCGCATCGCCGAGGAGATCGCCCGCAACGAGGGCAAGCCGGAGGCCGCGCTCGCCAAGATCGTCGACGGCCGCCTCAACGGGTTCTTCAAGGACCAGGTCCTCGTCGAGCAGGCCTACGCCCGCGACCCGAAGAAGACGGTCGGCCAGGTCGTCACCGAGTCCGGTGGCAACGTGACCGGCTTCGTCCGCTTCCGCGTCGGCGCCTGA
- the rpsB gene encoding 30S ribosomal protein S2 — MAVVTMRQLLESGVHFGHQTRRWNPKMKRFIFTERNGIYIIDLQKSLADIDRAYSFVKETVAHGGTILFVGTKKQAQETVAEQATRVGMPYVNQRWLGGMLTNFQTVSKRLARLAELEDVDFDDVAASGRTKKELLMMRREKEKLERTLGGIRTMAKVPSAVWVVDTKKEHLAIAEARKLNIPVVAILDTNCDPDEVDFPIPGNDDAIRAVALLTRVVADAVADGTIARHSGSQTGEEAEPLAEWETELLAGEVAAGEAAADAQLAADEVLVEAEVAEAVAEVTGSEADEAAAVVAEVVADAAQVAADEVEAAAEGRDA; from the coding sequence ATGGCCGTCGTCACCATGCGTCAGCTCCTCGAGAGCGGCGTTCACTTCGGGCACCAGACCCGCCGTTGGAACCCGAAGATGAAGCGCTTCATCTTCACCGAGCGCAACGGCATCTACATCATCGACCTGCAGAAGTCGCTCGCGGACATCGACCGCGCGTACTCCTTCGTCAAGGAGACCGTCGCGCACGGCGGGACGATCCTCTTCGTCGGCACGAAGAAGCAGGCCCAGGAGACGGTGGCCGAGCAGGCCACGCGCGTCGGGATGCCCTACGTCAACCAGCGCTGGCTGGGCGGCATGCTCACCAACTTCCAGACGGTCTCCAAGCGCCTCGCGCGCCTCGCGGAGCTCGAGGACGTCGACTTCGACGACGTGGCCGCCTCCGGCCGCACGAAGAAGGAGCTCCTCATGATGCGCCGCGAGAAGGAGAAGCTCGAGCGCACGCTCGGCGGTATCCGCACCATGGCCAAGGTGCCCTCGGCCGTGTGGGTCGTCGACACGAAGAAGGAGCACCTCGCGATCGCCGAGGCCCGCAAGCTCAACATCCCGGTCGTGGCCATCCTCGACACGAACTGCGACCCGGACGAGGTCGACTTCCCGATCCCCGGGAACGACGACGCCATCCGCGCCGTCGCGCTGCTCACCCGCGTGGTCGCGGACGCCGTCGCCGACGGCACCATCGCCCGTCACTCCGGCTCCCAGACCGGCGAGGAGGCCGAGCCGCTCGCCGAGTGGGAGACCGAGCTCCTCGCGGGCGAGGTCGCCGCCGGTGAGGCTGCCGCTGACGCGCAGCTCGCCGCCGACGAGGTCCTCGTCGAGGCCGAGGTCGCCGAGGCCGTGGCCGAGGTCACGGGCTCCGAGGCCGACGAGGCTGCCGCCGTCGTCGCCGAGGTCGTGGCGGACGCGGCCCAGGTCGCGGCGGACGAGGTCGAGGCCGCGGCCGAGGGCCGCGACGCCTGA
- a CDS encoding M23 family metallopeptidase: MNQSIRRNRPTGPNHRTLHLALAAILAALVALSFVVAPDASARPARRHADVVYDWPIGDGDVTRPFDDPALPWLAGHRGADLAGSEGDEVRAAGDGVVAFAGSVAGRPVVSIDHDDGLRTTYEPVLPGVAAGQRVAGGEVIGTLEAGHGTGADLHWGARRGRDDYVDPVLLVSPRPVIRLYPLRQ; this comes from the coding sequence ATGAACCAGTCGATCAGACGGAATCGGCCGACCGGGCCGAACCACCGGACCCTGCACCTCGCCCTCGCGGCGATCCTTGCGGCGCTCGTCGCGCTCTCCTTCGTCGTCGCCCCCGATGCCTCGGCTCGCCCGGCGCGCCGTCACGCCGACGTCGTCTACGACTGGCCGATCGGCGACGGCGACGTCACGCGCCCCTTCGACGATCCGGCCCTTCCCTGGCTGGCGGGGCATCGCGGCGCCGACCTCGCCGGCAGCGAGGGGGACGAGGTGCGCGCGGCGGGCGACGGCGTCGTCGCCTTCGCCGGCAGCGTCGCGGGCAGGCCCGTGGTGTCGATCGACCACGACGACGGGCTGCGCACGACCTACGAGCCCGTCCTGCCCGGCGTCGCGGCGGGGCAGCGGGTCGCTGGAGGAGAGGTGATCGGCACGCTGGAGGCGGGCCACGGCACGGGCGCCGACCTGCACTGGGGTGCGCGCCGCGGTCGTGACGACTACGTCGACCCCGTCCTGCTCGTGAGTCCGCGGCCCGTGATCCGCCTCTATCCGTTGAGGCAGTAG